gggaaccggagcacccagaggatcccatgtggtcacagagaggatgtccaaactccacacagacagcgcccaaggtcaggatcgcaccagggttgctggagctatgaggcagtggttctaccaaCTGCACCAATGTGAGTGGAGGACAGTCATGGAAAAAGTTTGTGCATAAAATCTATCTCAGTGGCTTGCAATGGTGTGATCACCAAGTTTGATCAGGAGGATAAATACCCAAGCATTGCCACACTGTCTGGGTATATCACCTAAAGAAATGGAACATAAAGTGAGTACTTGTATTGGTGAACATGAAAGTACTGGATAGTTTCTAAGGACCTGGCTGGTTCAATGATCTcagtcagggaaggaaatctgctctccttccccagtctggattctatgtgactccagaccaacaacAGTGTGCTTGAGCTTTCACATTTCCCTGAAATAGCCTAGCAAACTATCTGGTTCAAGAGTAACTGGACATACGATGGTAATGTGTGACCACACAATGGTTATGTTGTTCTCAGTAATGGCTCCAAGTTTTGCCACAGGTCACTTACACTTGAGCAGACAGATCATACGAGGCATAGAAAGAGCCCATTCCCACCCATCTGGCCTCTTTGAAAGAAGCTTCTATTGGTCCAacgcttctctcctcttcccccagaGACCTGCAACAGATTCACATCCAGTTGcttcagaatcacaatcagaatcagacttattatcattgacttatatgacgtgaaatttgttgttttgcggcagcagtacagtgcaaagatataaaatcactataaattacaaaattaaataaatagtgcaaaaaaggaataatgaggtagcattcatgggttcatggaccattcagaaatctgacggtggatgggaagaagctgtttctgaatcattaagtgtgaagggttgtgcccatgatggagctgactgagtctacaaccctctccagcctcttgcgatgctgtgtattggagcctccataccaggcggtgatgcaaccagtcagaatgctctctacatCGATAGAAATTTGTAATTTCCTTTCTGAAAGTTACTGTTTAATAGtttccaccatccactcaggaaTTATCTTCCAGAAGCTAAGGCCAGAAGAGGCAAATTTGACACAGGGCATTGTAATGTAGCAGAATAAATGTTTAAGGACTGGACAGAGAGACAGCTGATTGAAGTGAATGCGAGGTCAAGGGATTTGGGTGCAGAGAGAGGATATGGGATTAGGACTTCTGCCTGTTGAAGGATAGAAACCATCATGGTCTATCTGGTTCCATGTTGCCACTTCAAAGGGGAGGGTTGCAGACAGTTAAAAGAGCACCAGTCAACAATCTGATAGCCTCGACAGCagccgaagtcaggattgaacccatgcctCCGGTGTTGCGAGGCAGTGGAGCTACTAGCTGTGCCAGGGTGCCGCCCTTGTGCGCTAAAAGGTGTACACCACCCTCAGCAGCGTCCTTCTAATTGGATGGGCATTTAGGTCACAACCTCCTTTCCCGTCAAAGTCTTACTTATCTTGCTCCTTTCAACTCTTACCAGCAACACAACCAGTTTCTGGAGTAATCCAAATGCCTCTAAAATAGATTGGAGTCTGCACAATCATCCGAAGGTCCAACAGTCCCACTGAGGTTAACGCCagctcccaaggtgcaacacgaGAGACACGTGACCTCTTGCACTACATCAAGAACCTATGTATAAGTACTGACCTATGATTGCTGCATTGCCTGTCTAATGTAGCTCCTCCCACAAGGGAATAGCCTGAAGTATCAGGCTTCCAGTGAGCCCATCggcgtcatttattgcatccggtgctcccagtgcagcctcctctccatcggtgagacccgacgcagattgggggatcacttcttcgagcacctttgctctatCTACCGTAACAGCCAGGGTGTCTCAGCGGCCAGCCatcttaattccacttcccattcccacaccgatgcGCCCGTCcacgacctcctccactgccgagtcgaggccagacgcagattagaggaacagtgcctcgtattccaccttggtagtctccaaacgAACATCAGGAACGTCGAATTCtcgaacttctggtaactgcttcTTTGTATTTTCCCTGATCCCACcgccccccatcaccccatctctttctcctctcccactctctccatgTGGCCGTCAcctacacattcctcccactggttcccctccccacctccttccctttcttccatggtccaccgtcctctcctatcagattccatcttcttcggccctttgtcacctccacctatcacctcccagcttcttacatcattcccactctcccacctccctcaaCTGCCTAAAcccgccccctcacctggatccacctatcatctaccagcttttccctccacctttttagactggcgatctcccctctcTCCAGTCCTGTGAAGGGCCTCAACCCCTCCTTTTTATGTTGTTCCAGTAAGGCGAGCCTGTGACTCATGGTTAATCCAAGGCACGGTGCTGGAACATGCAGCCGCTGAATCACCACAGACGGTTAACAGAGCAGGTTAATTAGGATGTCAGTCTCAAAGGAGATGAATACACAGTGTACGATGGCAGAAGCAAGCCATCGGAGGACTGGATGCAGAAATACAGGGGAGAACATTCAGGGTCATGGGACGAGGGGAGTAAATGTCAGCAATCATTCATGACAGCCATCCATGAGAATGAACTGCAAGTTCCACAAGGCAACATAAATCTGAACTACATACTGTAATGTTTTCCTCATTAAAGGCTCGATTTCTGCACAATCATCAACTACGGAGAGTTCGACAACGGCAACAAATGCAGCAACAAGCGATACAACACCGGCATCAACAACAACAGGCAGTACAACTCAGTCATCAGCTACAACTGCACCAAGTACATCGGCCAGTGCACAGTCGTCAACTACAGCTGCACCAGCTACATCGGCCGTTTCACAGTCAACAACTACAGCTGCACCAAGTACATCAGCCAGTACACAGTCAACTATAGCTGCATCAAGTACAGCAGCAAATCCACAGTCGTCAACTACAGCTGCACCAAGCACATCAGCCAATACACAGTCGTCAACTACAACTGCACCAAGTACATCGACCAATATTCAGTCGTCAACTACAGCTGCACCAAGTACATCGGCCAGTGCACAGTCGTCAACCACAGCTGCACCAAGTACATCGGCCAGTACACAGTCGTCAGCTACAGCTGCACAAAGTGCATCGGCAAATGCACAATCGTCAACTACAGCTGAACCAAGTGCATCAGCCAGTGAACAGTCATCAACAACAGCTTCACCAAGTACATCAGCCAATACACAGTCGTCAACTACAGCTGCACCAAGTACATTAGCCAAtacacagtcatcaactacagctgcacCAATTACATCGGCCAGTGCACAGCCGTCAACTACAGCTTCGCCAAGTACATCAGCCAAtacacagtcatcaactacagcCGCACCAAGTACATTAGCCAAtacacagtcatcaactacagctgcacCAATTACATCGGGCAGTACACAGTCGTCAACTACAGCTACACCTGGTACATCGGCCAGTGCACAGTCGTCAACTACAGCTGCACAAAGTACATCGGCCAGCacacagtcatcaactacagGCGTACCAAGTACATCGGCCAGTACACAATCGTCAACTACAGCTGCTGCAGGTACATCTGCCAGTGcacagtcatcaactacagcCGCAACAAGTACATCGGCCAAtacacagtcatcaactacagcCGCACCAAGTACATCGGCCAGTACACAGTCGTCAACTACAGCCACACCAAGTACATCGGCCAGTGCACAATCGTCAACTACAGCTTCACCAGCTACATCAGCCAGtacacagtcatcaactacagGCACAACAAGTACATCGGCCAAtacacagtcatcaactacagcCGCACCAAGTACATCGGCCAGTACACAGTCGTCAACTACAGCCACACCAAGTACATCGGCCAGTGCACAATCGTCAACTACAGCTTCACCAGCTACATCAGCCAGtacacagtcatcaactacagGCGCACCAAGTACATCGGCCAAtacacagtcatcaactacagcCGCACCAGGTACATCGGCCAGTGcacagtcatcaactacagcCGCACCAAGTACATCGGCCAGTACACAGTCGTCAACTACAGCCACACCAAGTACGTCGGCCAGTGcacagtcatcaactacagctgcaGTAGCTACATCGGCCAGTGCACAATCGTCAACTACAGCTTCACCAGCTACATCAGCCAGtacacagtcatcaactacagGCGCAACAAGTACATCGGCCAATACACAGTCATCAGCTACAGCTGCACCAAGTACATCGGCCAGTACACAGTCGTCAACTACAGCCGCACAAAGTACATCAGCCAATACACAGTCACCAACTACAGCCACAACAGGTACATCGGCCAGTGcacagtcatcaactacagctgcTCCAAGTACATCGGCCAGTGcacagtcatcaactacagcCGCACCAAGTACATCGGCCAGTACACAGTCGTCAACTACAGCCACACCAAGTACATCGGCCAGTGCACAATCGTCAACTACAGCTTCACCAGCTACATCAGCCAGtacacagtcatcaactacagGCACAACAAGTACATCGGCCAAtacacagtcatcaactacagcCGCACCAAGTACATCGGCCAGTACACAGTCGTCAACTACAGCCACACCAAGTACATCGGCCAGTGCACAATCGTCAACTACAGCTTCACCAGCTACATCAGCCAGtacacagtcatcaactacagGCGCACAAAGTACATCGGCCAAtacacagtcatcaactacagcCGCACCAGGTACATCGGCCAGTGcacagtcatcaactacagcCGCACCAAGTACATCGGCCAGtacacagtcatcaactacagctgcacCAGGTACATCGGCCAGTGCACAGTCGTCAACTACAGCCGCACCAAGTACATCGGCCAGTACACAGTCGTCAACTACAGCCACATCAAGTATGTCGGCCAGTGcacagtcatcaactacagctgcaGTAGCTACATCGGCCAGTGCACAGTCGTCAACTACAGGTGCACCAGCGACATCAGCCAGtacacagtcatcaactacagcCGTACCAAGTACATCAGCCAAtacacagtcatcaactacagctgcacCAAGTACATCGGCCAGTGCACAGTCGTCAACTACAGCTTCACCAGCTACATCAGCCAGTACACCgtcatcaactacagctgcacCAGCTACATCGGCCAGTGAACAGTCATCAACTTCAGCTGTACCAAGTACATCAGCCAATACACAGTTGTCAACTACAGCTGCACCAGCTACATCAGCCAGTATACAGTCATCAACTACAGGTGCACCAGCGACATCAGCCAGtacacagtcatcaactacagctgcacCAAGTACATCGGCCAGTACACAGTCGTCAACTACAGCTTCACCAGCTACATCAGCCAGTGcacagtcatcaactacagcCGTACCAAGTACATCAGCCAAtacacagtcatcaactacagctgcacCAAGTACATTGGCCAGTATACAGTTGTCAACTACAGCTGCACCAGCTACATCAGCCAGtacacagtcatcaactacagcttCACCAGCGACATCGGCCAGtacacagtcatcaactacagctgcacCAAGTACATCTGCCAGTGTACAGTCATCAGCTACAGCTGCTCCAAGTACATCGGCCAGTGcacagtcatcaactacagctgcTGCAGGTACATCTGCCAGTGCACAGTCATCAAATACAGCCGTACTAAGTACATTGGCCAGTACACAGTCGTCAACTACGGCTGCACCTGGTACATCGGCCAGTGCACAATCGTCAACTACAGCTTCACCAGCTACATCAGCCAGTGcacagtcatcaactacagcCGTACCAAGTACATCAGCCAATACACAGTCATCAACTGCAGGCGCACCAAGTACATCGGCCAAtacacagtcatcaactacagcCACACCAAGTACGTCGGCCAGTGCACAGACATCAACTACAGCTGCAGCAGCTACATCGGCCAGtacacagtcatcaactacagctgcacCAAGTACATCGGCCAGTATacagtcatcaactacagctgcTCCAAGTACATCGGCAAGTGcacagtcatcaactacagcCGCTGCAGGTACATCAGCCAGTGcacagtcatcaactacagcCGCACCAAGTACATCGGACAGTACACAGTCGTCAACTACAGCTTCACCAGCTACATCAGCCAGTGCACAGTCGTCAACTACAGCTGAACCAAGTACATCGGCCAGCGCACAGTCGTCAACTAGAGCTGCAGCAGCTACATCAGCCAGTACACAGTCATCAACGACAGCTTCACCTGCTACATCGGCCAGTGcacagtcatcaactacagcCGTACCAAATACATCAGCCAATACACAGTTATCAACTACAGCTGCACCAAGTACATCAGCCAGTGCACAGTCCTCAAGTACAGCTGCACCAGCTACATCAGCCAGtacacagtcatcaactacagctgcacCAGCTACATCAGCCGTTCCAGAGTCATCAACTACAGCCGCACCAAGTATATCGGCCAATACACAGTCATCATCTACAGCCGCACCAGCTCCATCGACCAGTGCAGAGTCATCAACTACATCTGCACCAAGTAGATCGGCCAGTACACAGTCGTCAACTACAGCTGCACCAGCTACATCGGCCAGTACACAGTCGTCAACTACAGCTGCACCAAGGTCATCGGCCAGtacacagtcatcaactacagctgcacCAGCTACATCGGCCATTTCACAGTCGTCAACTACCGCTGCAGAAAGTACATCGGCCAGTACACAGTCGTCAACTACAGCTGCACCAAGTACACCGGCCAGTGCACAGTTGATAACTACAGCTGCACCAAGTACATTGGCCAATACACAGTCATCAACTGAAGCTGCACCAAGTACATTGGCCAGTGTacagtcatcaactacagctgcacCAAGTACATCGGCCAATACACAGTCGTCAACTGCAGCTGCAGTAAGTACATCGGCCAATACAAAGTCATCAACTGAAGCTGCACCAAGTACATCAGCGAATACACAGTCATCAACTACGGCCGCAACAAGTACATTGGCTAATACACAGTCGTCAACTACAGCCGCACCAAGTACTTCGGCCAGTGAacagtcatcaactacagctgcacCAGCTACATCGGCCAGTGCACAGCTATCAACTACAGCTGCACTAAGTACATCGGCCAATACACAGTCATCAACTGAAGCTGCACCGAGTACATCAGCCAAtacacagtcatcaactacagctgcacCAAGTACATCGGCCAGTACACAGTCGTCAACTACAGCCGCAACAAGTACATCGGCCAATACACAGTCGTCAACTACAGCCGCACCAAGTACTTCGGCCAGTGAacagtcatcaactacagctgcacCAGCTACATCGGCCAGtacacagtcatcaactacagctgcacCAAGTACATCGGCCAGTGCACAGTCGTCAACTACGGCCGCAACAAGTACATCAGCTAATACACAGTCGTCAACTACAGCCGCACCAAATACTTCGGCCAGTGAacagtcatcaactacagctgAACCAGCTACATCGGCCAGTGCACAGTTATCAACTACAGCTGCACTAAGTACATCGGCCAATACACAGTCATCAACTGAAGCTGCACCAAGTACATCAGCCAAtacacagtcatcaactacagctgcacCGAGTACATCGGCCAGTACACAGTCGTCAACTACAGCTGCACCGAGTACATCGGCCAGTACACAGACGTCAACTACAGCCGCACCAAGTACTTCGGCCAGTGAACAGTCATCAACTGCAGCTGCACCAGCTACATCGGCCAGTGCACAGTTATCAACTACAGCTGCACTAAGTACATCGGCCAATACACAGTCATCAACTGAAGCTGCACCAAGTACATCAGCCAAtacacagtcatcaactacagctgcacCGAGTACATCGGCCAGTACACAGTCGTCAACTACAGCCGCAACAAGTACATCGGCCAATACACAGTCGTCAACTACAGCTGCACCAAGTACTTCGGCCAGTGAACAGTCATCAACTGCAGCTGCACCAGCTACATCGGCCAGtacacagtcatcaactacagctgcacCAAGTACATCGGCCAGTGCACAGTTATCAACTACAGCTGCACCAGCTACATCGGCCAATACAAAGTCATCAACTGAAGCTGCACCAAGTACATCAGCGAAtacacagtcatcaactacagctgcacCGAGTACATCAGCCAGTACACAGTCATCAACTACGGCCGCAACAGGTACATTGGCTAATACACAGTCGTCAACTACAGCCGCACCAAGTACTTCGGCCAGTGAacagtcatcaactacagctaCACCAGCTACATCGGCCAGTGCACAGCTATCAACTACAGCTGCACTAAGTACATCGGCCAATACACAGTCATCAACTGAAGCTGCACCAAGTACATCAGCCAAtacacagtcatcaactacagctgcacCGAGTACATCGGCCAGTACACAGTCGTCAACTACAGCTGCACCGAGTACATCGGCCAGTACACAGACGTCAACTACAGCCGCACCAAGTACTTCGGCCAGTGAACAGTCATCAACTGCAGCTGCACCAGCTACATCGGCCAGTGCACAGTTATCAACTACAGCTGCACTAAGTACATCGGCCAATACACAGTCATCAACTGAAGCTGCACCAAGTACATCAGCCAAtacacagtcatcaactacagctgcacCGAGTACATCGGCCAGTACACAGTCGTCAACTACAGCCGCAACAAGTACATCGGCCAATACACAGTCGTCAACTACAGCCGCACCAAGTACTTCGGCCAGTGAacagtcatcaactacagctgcacCAGCTACATCGGCCAGtacacagtcatcaactacagctgcacCAAGTACATCGGCTAGTGCACAGTCGTCAACTACGGCTGCAACAAGTACATTGGCTAATACACAGTCGTCAACTACAGCCGCACCAAGTACTTCGGCCAGTGAACAGTCATCAACTGCAGCTGCACCAGCTACATTGGCCAGTGCACAGTTATCAACTACAGCTGCACTAAGTACATCGGCCAATACACAGTCATCAACTGAAGCTGCACCAAGTACATCAGCCAAtacacagtcatcaactacagctgcacCGAGTACATCGGCCAGtacacagtcatcaactacagcCGCAACAAGTACATCGGCCAATACACAGTCGTCAACTACAGCCGCACCAAGTACTTCGGCCAGTGAACAGTCATCAACTGCAGCTGCACCAGCTACATCGGCCAGtacacagtcatcaactacagctgcacCAAGTACATCGGCCAGTGCACAGTCGTCAACTACGGCCGCAACAAGTACATTGGCTAATACACAGTCGTCAACTACAGCCGCACCAAGTACTTCGGCCAGTGAacagtcatcaactacagctgcacCAGCTACATCGGCCAGTGcacagtcatcaactacagctgcacCAAGTACATCGGCCAATACACAGTCATCAACTGAAGCTGCACCAAGTACATCAGCCAAtacacagtcatcaactacagctgcacCAAGTACATCGGCCAATGCACAGTCGTCAACTACGGCCGCAACAAGTACATCGGCTAATACACAGTCGTCAACTACGGCCGCAACAAGTACATCGGCTAAtacacagtcatcaactacagctgcacCAGCTACATCAGCCAGTGCACAGTTATCAACTACAGCTGCACTAAGTACATCGGCCAATACACAGTCATCAACTGAAGCTGCACCAAGTACATCAGCCAAtacacagtcatcaactacagctgcacCGAGTACATCGGCCAGTACACAGTCGTCAACTACAGCTGCAACAAGTACTTCGGCCAGTGAACAGTCATCAACTGCAGCTGCACCAGCTACATCGGCCAGtacacagtcatcaactacagctgcacCAAGTACATCGGCCAGTGCACAGTCGTCAACTACGGCCGCAACAAGTACATCGGCTAATACACAGTCGTCAACTACAGCCGCACCAAGTACTTCGGCCAGTGAacagtcatcaactacagctgcacCAGCTACATCGGCCAGTGCACAGTTATCAACTACAGCTGCACTAAGTACATCGGCCAATACACAGTCATCAACTGAAGCTGCACCAAGTACATCAGCCAAtacacagtcatcaactacagctgcacCGAGTACATCGGCCAGTACACAGTCGTCAACTACAGCCGCAACAAGTACATCGGCCAATACACAGTCGTCAACTACTACCGCACCGA
The Pristis pectinata isolate sPriPec2 chromosome 32, sPriPec2.1.pri, whole genome shotgun sequence DNA segment above includes these coding regions:
- the LOC127585220 gene encoding pneumococcal serine-rich repeat protein-like isoform X7 translates to MEILHPFLLLLLVGSISAQSSTTESSTTATNAATSDTTPASTTTGSTTQSSATTAPSTSASAQSSTTAAPATSAVSQSTTTAAPSTSASTQSTIAASSTAANPQSSTTAAPSTSANTQSSTTTAPSTSTNIQSSTTAAPSTSASAQSSTTAAPSTSASTQSSATAAQSASANAQSSTTAEPSASASEQSSTTASPSTSANTQSSTTAAPSTLANTQSSTTAAPITSASAQPSTTASPSTSANTQSSTTAAPSTLANTQSSTTAAPITSGSTQSSTTATPGTSASAQSSTTAAQSTSASTQSSTTGVPSTSASTQSSTTAAAGTSASAQSSTTAATSTSANTQSSTTAAPSTSASTQSSTTATPSTSASAQSSTTASPATSASTQSSTTGTTSTSANTQSSTTAAPSTSASTQSSTTATPSTSASAQSSTTAAPSTSASAQSSTTAAPSTSASTQSSTTATPSTSASAQSSTTASPATSASTQSSTTGTTSTSANTQSSTTAAPSTSASTQSSTTATPSTSASAQSSTTASPATSASTQSSTTGAQSTSANTQSSTTAAPGTSASAQSSTTAAPSTSASTQSSTTAAPGTSASAQSSTTAAPSTSASTQSSTTATSSMSASAQSSTTAAVATSASAQSSTTGAPATSASTQSSTTAVPSTSANTQSSTTAAPSTSASAQSSTTASPATSASTPSSTTAAPATSASEQSSTSAVPSTSANTQLSTTAAPATSASIQSSTTGAPATSASTQSSTTAAPSTSASTQSSTTASPATSASAQSSTTAVPSTSANTQSSTTAAPSTLASIQLSTTAAPATSASTQSSTTASPATSASTQSSTTAAPSTSASVQSSATAAPSTSASAQSSTTAAAGTSASAQSSNTAVLSTLASTQSSTTAAPGTSASAQSSTTASPATSASAQSSTTAVPSTSANTQSSTAGAPSTSANTQSSTTATPSTSASAQTSTTAAAATSASTQSSTTAAPSTSASIQSSTTAAPSTSASAQSSTTAAAGTSASAQSSTTAAPSTSDSTQSSTTASPATSASAQSSTTAEPSTSASAQSSTRAAAATSASTQSSTTASPATSASAQSSTTAVPNTSANTQLSTTAAPSTSASAQSSSTAAPATSASTQSSTTAAPATSAVPESSTTAAPSISANTQSSSTAAPAPSTSAESSTTSAPSRSASTQSSTTAAPATSASTQSSTTAAPRSSASTQSSTTAAPATSAISQSSTTAAESTSASTQSSTTAAPSTPASAQLITTAAPSTLANTQSSTEAAPSTLASVQSSTTAAPSTSANTQSSTAAAVSTSANTKSSTEAAPSTSANTQSSTTAATSTLANTQSSTTAAPSTSASEQSSTTAAPATSASAQLSTTAALSTSANTQSSTEAAPSTSANTQSSTTAAPSTSASTQSSTTAATSTSANTQSSTTAAPSTSASEQSSTTAAPATSASTQSSTTAAPSTSASAQSSTTAATSTSANTQSSTTAAPNTSASEQSSTTAEPATSASAQLSTTAALSTSANTQSSTEAAPSTSANTQSSTTAAPSTSASTQSSTTAAPSTSASTQTSTTAAPSTSASEQSSTAAAPATSASAQLSTTAALSTSANTQSSTEAAPSTSANTQSSTTAAPSTSASTQSSTTAATSTSANTQSSTTAAPSTSASEQSSTAAAPATSASTQSSTTAAPSTSASAQLSTTAAPATSANTKSSTEAAPSTSANTQSSTTAAPSTSASTQSSTTAATGTLANTQSSTTAAPSTSASEQSSTTATPATSASAQLSTTAALSTSANTQSSTEAAPSTSANTQSSTTAAPSTSASTQSSTTAAPSTSASTQTSTTAAPSTSASEQSSTAAAPATSASAQLSTTAALSTSANTQSSTEAAPSTSANTQSSTTAAPSTSASTQSSTTAATSTSANTQSSTTAAPSTSASEQSSTTAAPATSASTQSSTTAAPSTSASAQSSTTAATSTLANTQSSTTAAPSTSASEQSSTAAAPATLASAQLSTTAALSTSANTQSSTEAAPSTSANTQSSTTAAPSTSASTQSSTTAATSTSANTQSSTTAAPSTSASEQSSTAAAPATSASTQSSTTAAPSTSASAQSSTTAATSTLANTQSSTTAAPSTSASEQSSTTAAPATSASAQSSTTAAPSTSANTQSSTEAAPSTSANTQSSTTAAPSTSANAQSSTTAATSTSANTQSSTTAATSTSANTQSSTTAAPATSASAQLSTTAALSTSANTQSSTEAAPSTSANTQSSTTAAPSTSASTQSSTTAATSTSASEQSSTAAAPATSASTQSSTTAAPSTSASAQSSTTAATSTSANTQSSTTAAPSTSASEQSSTTAAPATSASAQLSTTAALSTSANTQSSTEAAPSTSANTQSSTTAAPSTSASTQSSTTAATSTSANTQSSTTTAPSTSASEQSSTAAAPATSASTQSSTTAAPSTSASAQSSTSAAPATSASVLLSTTTSASTQSSTTAAPSTSASAQLSTTAVASTSASTQASTTAAPSTAASTTQSSAATTPTTSSTTTQTTSSPFSDTIDTDLVFSINETFDGDLKNPNSRRFQNLAKKIRDGLDKVYRNTTGYIRSEVKGFSEGSIVANCSLIFNNTGTPPSNSEVVKILASQLANGTDLGNLTIIRSTIKSGNNTLDNLEPISLNVSFVIEDRAFTTSLNDANSDEFVNLRNSVIDWLKRVLSSEFGSNSTSNYAVSFSNSTEMVQVTTNVQITTDKPENRPQLRDLFIRNITTSGFDIIISSVTVNGVTLVSQNFSIQLRFTNVNFTNDLNNRGSPRFRNISSIITKAVNNIFSSNRNYLDVVIERFVNGSILCDAQVNFQPSTTTRANVIQQLANNTAEFNSAGLTLDTDRLTNTTSTSTTTSTTTTTATTTSTTTTTATTTTATTTTASTTVNQPAPGRPFPGYAVAIIVMCGLALLALPFLVVLFVKTGFCSKVANALRLESPDNLDLRLPMFGGQSYNIN